From Chryseobacterium sp. H1D6B, a single genomic window includes:
- the recJ gene encoding single-stranded-DNA-specific exonuclease RecJ — protein MSQKWIYKPEPDEEVVDRLSSSLGFGTFESKLLVLRGIDDYQKAREFFKPNLTDIHSPFLMADMQKAVERIANAIENGEKILVYGDYDVDGTTAVALMYLYLSKIVEKKYLDYYIPDRNSEGYGISTEGIDFAKENGFSLIIALDCGIKAIDMISYAQTLDIDFIICDHHLPGDEIPNAAAVLDPKRNDCRYPFKELSGCGVGFKLCQGLNTIYKIPEAELFELTDLLAISIAADIVSMTGENRVFAKMGLKVLRKTRNLGLRLLIPDDKLSHFEISNIVFEIAPKINAAGRISHGKAAVELMVSDNLKHANQIVGNIMNLNDERRELDMNSTLSALNQIIESQQQTKHTTIVYHPEWNKGVIGIVASRLIETYYKPTLVFTDGNNGEMVASARSVSDFDVHEALDICSEYFLKFGGHHAAAGLSMEKDKFEAFKIKFEKTVGEKLKEHQKEPSITIDAEIQADDINREFINFHRKLAPFGPHNMKPILTLKSQKLSGYVKTMGKDNNHIKFYIRQESTGRNIECVGFKLGQFAEDFKNKDFDIAFTLEENHWKGNVTHYLNIKDVKFSD, from the coding sequence ATGAGTCAAAAATGGATTTATAAACCCGAACCCGATGAGGAAGTTGTAGACAGATTAAGTTCGTCACTTGGTTTTGGAACTTTTGAATCTAAACTCCTCGTTCTTAGAGGAATTGACGATTATCAGAAGGCCCGTGAATTCTTCAAACCCAACCTCACCGATATCCACAGCCCTTTTTTAATGGCAGATATGCAGAAAGCTGTTGAGCGTATTGCAAATGCTATTGAAAATGGAGAAAAAATATTAGTGTACGGAGATTATGATGTAGACGGCACTACAGCTGTTGCATTAATGTATCTGTACCTCAGCAAAATCGTTGAGAAAAAATATTTAGATTATTATATTCCGGACAGAAACTCTGAAGGTTACGGAATCTCAACGGAAGGAATTGATTTTGCTAAAGAAAATGGTTTTTCACTAATCATCGCCTTAGACTGTGGAATCAAAGCTATTGATATGATCAGCTATGCGCAGACTTTAGATATAGATTTTATTATCTGTGACCATCACCTTCCTGGAGATGAAATACCAAATGCAGCCGCAGTTTTAGACCCAAAAAGAAACGACTGCAGATACCCGTTTAAAGAACTTTCCGGATGCGGAGTCGGGTTCAAATTATGCCAGGGTTTAAATACCATTTATAAAATTCCGGAAGCTGAGTTATTTGAATTAACCGATCTTCTTGCTATTTCTATTGCTGCAGACATTGTTTCAATGACAGGAGAAAATAGAGTTTTTGCTAAGATGGGCCTGAAAGTACTTCGAAAAACAAGAAACTTAGGATTAAGGTTATTAATTCCTGATGATAAACTTTCTCACTTCGAAATTTCAAATATTGTTTTTGAAATTGCCCCTAAAATAAATGCAGCGGGGAGAATTTCTCATGGAAAAGCCGCTGTAGAGCTCATGGTTTCTGACAATCTGAAACATGCCAATCAAATCGTAGGCAATATCATGAACCTTAATGATGAAAGACGCGAGCTTGATATGAATTCCACGCTTTCTGCTTTAAACCAAATCATTGAATCCCAGCAGCAAACCAAACATACAACAATCGTTTATCATCCAGAATGGAATAAAGGAGTTATCGGTATCGTAGCCTCAAGACTTATTGAGACTTATTACAAGCCGACTCTGGTTTTTACAGACGGAAATAATGGGGAAATGGTAGCTTCGGCTAGATCCGTTTCAGATTTTGATGTACATGAAGCACTGGATATTTGCTCAGAATATTTCTTAAAATTTGGAGGACATCATGCCGCAGCTGGACTTTCAATGGAAAAAGATAAGTTTGAAGCCTTTAAGATAAAGTTTGAAAAAACAGTGGGTGAAAAACTCAAAGAACATCAAAAAGAACCGTCGATTACAATAGATGCAGAAATTCAGGCTGATGATATCAACAGAGAGTTTATTAATTTCCACAGGAAACTGGCGCCTTTCGGACCTCACAATATGAAACCCATCTTGACTTTAAAGAGCCAGAAGCTTTCCGGATATGTAAAGACGATGGGAAAAGATAACAACCACATCAAGTTTTATATCAGACAGGAATCTACAGGAAGAAATATTGAATGTGTCGGTTTTAAACTTGGCCAGTTTGCAGAAGATTTTAAAAATAAGGATTTTGATATTGCTTTTACTCTGGAAGAGAATCACTGGAAAGGTAATGTGACTCATTATCTGAACATAAAAGATGTAAAGTTTAGTGATTAA
- a CDS encoding DUF3817 domain-containing protein → MNFIDKFFSKYPQDKIIKWFKQICIAEAVSCFLLYGVAMIWKRYDDEGLLPTIFIIVIGNIHGLFFSVYLLLCLPVRKIFKWDDEDFVFALLSAFFPFATIWVDKKLARFDRE, encoded by the coding sequence ATGAACTTCATCGATAAATTTTTCTCAAAATATCCGCAGGACAAAATCATAAAATGGTTTAAACAAATTTGTATCGCAGAAGCTGTATCCTGTTTTCTTCTTTATGGAGTGGCGATGATCTGGAAAAGATATGATGATGAAGGACTTCTTCCTACTATTTTCATTATTGTTATAGGTAATATTCACGGACTTTTCTTTAGCGTCTATTTATTACTTTGTCTTCCTGTAAGAAAAATTTTCAAGTGGGATGACGAAGATTTCGTTTTCGCACTTCTTTCTGCATTTTTCCCTTTTGCAACGATCTGGGTGGATAAAAAATTAGCCCGTTTCGATAGAGAATAA
- the nadD gene encoding nicotinate (nicotinamide) nucleotide adenylyltransferase: MKKIGLFFGSFNPIHIGHLILANYILENSDMDELWFIVSPQNPFKDKKSLLKDNNRLDMVQLAVKNYPNMRASNVEFSLPKPSYTIDTLTYLHEKHPDYFFSLIMGEDNLDGLHKWKNAETLIKNHHIIVYPRVFDGEKKDSEYLQNENISLIKAPVIELSATEIRNMIKDGKNVRPMLPPEVFDYLDGSSFYK, from the coding sequence ATGAAAAAGATAGGGCTTTTTTTCGGTTCGTTTAATCCAATTCATATTGGACATCTTATTTTAGCCAATTATATTCTGGAAAATTCGGATATGGATGAACTGTGGTTTATAGTGAGTCCGCAGAACCCTTTTAAAGATAAAAAGTCTTTATTAAAAGACAATAACAGGCTTGATATGGTACAGCTTGCTGTAAAGAATTATCCTAATATGAGAGCTTCAAATGTGGAGTTTTCATTGCCAAAGCCCAGTTATACCATTGATACATTAACTTATCTTCATGAAAAACACCCTGATTATTTTTTTAGTTTAATTATGGGGGAAGATAATTTAGATGGTCTGCATAAATGGAAGAATGCTGAAACTTTAATAAAGAATCATCACATTATTGTTTATCCTAGGGTTTTTGACGGAGAGAAAAAAGATTCTGAATATCTTCAAAATGAAAATATTTCACTGATAAAAGCTCCGGTAATTGAACTTTCGGCTACGGAAATCCGTAACATGATAAAAGACGGCAAAAACGTAAGGCCTATGCTTCCTCCAGAAGTTTTTGACTATCTGGACGGCAGCAGTTTTTATAAATAA